A window from Dermacentor albipictus isolate Rhodes 1998 colony chromosome 10, USDA_Dalb.pri_finalv2, whole genome shotgun sequence encodes these proteins:
- the LOC135898470 gene encoding uncharacterized protein: protein MPPLGKMSEFDPKTRNFESYLERFEHFLTANDIADAKRLPIFLTVIGPEAYEVLRSLVVPAAPAEKSYAEVKHLLKEHYSPRSSVIAERCKFNRRVQQEGESVEGFIVEPKHLVRKCDYGDFLQDALRDRLVAGIRNEETQRALFAERELTFDGACKIALDRELAARDTEQLRAREREALVLVVKS, encoded by the coding sequence ATGCCGCCACTGGGAAAGATGTCCGAGTTCGACCCGAAAACGCGAAACTTCGAGTCGTACTTAGAGCGTTTTGAACATTTCTTAACGGCTAATGATATCGCCGACGCAAAGCGCCTTCCCATCTTTTTGACAGTCATAGGACCAGAGGCTTACGAAGTACTGAGAAGTCTTGTTGTGCCGGCTGCCCCGGCAGAAAAGTCATACGCAGAAGTTAAACACCTCCTGAAGGAGCACTACAGCCCCAGGAGTTCCGTTATAGCAGAACGATGCAAGTTCAACCGGCGCGTACAACAGGAGGGCGAAAGCGTGGAGGGGTTCATCGTAGAACCTAAACATTTAGTCAGAAAGTGTGACTACGGTGACTTTTTGCAAGACGCCCTCCGAGATAGGCTGGTTGCTGGCATACGGAACGAAGAGACCCAGCGTGCCCTGTTTGCTGAACGAGAGCTGACATTTGATGGGGCTTGCAAAATCGCCCTAGATAGAGAACTAGCGGCGCGAGACACTGAACAACTGCGGGCAAGAGAACGAGAGGCACTCGTGCTAGTCGTGAAAAGCTGA